TTAGTTATCTATCCAATAGGACAGAGGAAAGAAAGTTGAAAGACTCCTCCTATCGGCAAAAGCTTGCCGAAGGAATAGCCGCCGGCATAGTCAGGTATAAAGATGAGTATGAGAGAACGAACGGATTTTCACAATAAGAAAGAAATGCACGATAAGCCTATAGGCATATTCGATTCCGGTATAGGCGGCCTTACGGTGTTGAAAGAAATACGGAATATACTGCCCCGGGAAGACATAGTCTATTTCGGCGACACGGCAAGAGTTCCCTACGGCACTAAATCCAAAGAGACGGTTATAAAATTTTCTCTGCAAGACGCCGATTTTCTATCGAACTTTGACGTAAAGATGATAGTGGTGGCATGCAATACCGCTTCAAGCCTTAGCTTAGATATGCTGAAAAGGCGTTATGATATCCCACTTGTCGGCGTGATAGAGCCGGGGGCGCGCAAAGCCGCATCGCTTACCAGAAAGATGAAAATAGGCGTTATAGGCACAAAAGCGACCGTAAAAAGCGGGATCTACGAAAGAGAAGTAAAAAAATTCAACCCGGCAATAAACGTACTTTCTACAGACTGTCCATTATTTGTACCATTGGTCGAAGAAGGCTGGCTTCATGGTAAAATAACAGAAGCGATAGCAAAGACATATTTGGCTCCCGTAAAGAAATTTGGGGCGGATGTCCTCGTGCTTGGATGCACTCATTACCCGCTATTAAAGAGCGTAATACAGAAAGCCCTTGGCAGAGGGGTCAAACTTGTAGATTCGGCTAAAGAGACGGCAAAAGAAGTAAAAGCGATCATAGAAGAAAATGGAATGGCTAAAAGGTCAAACGAGAATCCGGAATACGCCTTTTATGTTTCCGACGAACCGGCGCTTTTCAAAAAGATCGGCGAAAAGTTTCTCAAAAGGCCCATAGAGAGAATCGAAAAAGCGGAAATAGAATTAAAGGAAAAGTATGTACACGATAGAAGTATTTCTCAATTTCAGCGCAGCACATAGGCTGCGTCACTATAAGGGGAAATGCGAAAATATCCACGGCCACAATTGGAAGGTGGGCGTATCTATCTCTTCAAAGACGCCTAACCATATAGGAATAGTGGCGGATTTCAGGGATGTTAAAAAGATACTCAAGGGCGTTCTGGAAAAGTTGGACCATAAGGATCTGAACGCCATCGCATATTTTAAAAAAGTAAATCCCACGTCAGAGAACCTTGCAAAATATATATACGACGAACTGAAAAAAAAGAAACTGAAGCCGTCATCCGTGTCAGTGTGGGAAGCAGATGATTCGAAAGCGGAGTACAGAGAGTGATCCGGGACAACTGGGAATTATTAGTTAACTGTATATGAAAAAAGCAATAGTTTTATTATCGGGCGGGCTTGATTCCGCAACAACGCTTGCTTTGGCGCTTCGCAAGGGTTATGATTGCCGATGCCTTATATTTGACTATGGCCAGCGCCACAAAAAGGAAGTAAGGCACGCGGTAAAAATAGCAAAAGCGGCCAACTGCGGTTACAATGTCATAAAGCTGCCATTTTCTTGGCGCGGCAGTTCTCTTTTAAATAAAAAAGCGCCGCTTCCCAGGCGGGGCATCAAAGAGATGGGAAAGGATATACCGTCTACGTATGTTCCGTCTAGGAATACGGTATTCTTAAGCGTTGCGGCCTCGGTAGCAGAATCCTCCGGCGCCGGCGCGATATTTATAGGCGCAAACGCGGTGGATTATTCCGGTTATCCTGACTGCAGGCCGGAATATTTCAAGGCATTTGAGGCATTGCTTAAAAAGGGGATAAAAAGCGGCAAAGACGGCCGCCATATAAAGATAATAACGCCTCTGATCGGGAAGACAAAGGCAGAAATAGTAAAAATAGGCAGCCGACTTAACGTGCCATACCATCTCACATGGTCGTGTTACGCCGGTAAAAAGATACCGTGCATGGAATGCGATTCCTGCCTTTTGAGAGAAAAGGGGTTTCGCGAAGCCGGTATTAAGGATTCACTTGTATGAAGAAAAAGCGAAGTAAGCTAAAGGCAGATTTAATAGAGATATTTTCGTCAATACAGGGCGAGGGACTTTTTGTAGGCTATAAACAGATATTTGTGCGGCTTGCCGGTTGTAACTTACGCTGCGTATTTTGCGACACAAAGACGGAAGCGAAGATAAAAGGGGTGAGCCCAAACGATGTCCTTCGAAAGGTAAAATATCTGGACAGGGCCCATGGCGAACATCATGCGGTTTCTTTGACGGGCGGAGAGCCGCTCCTCCACACCGCATTTTTAAAAGAACTTCTACCTAAACTGAAACGGGCAGGTTTTAAAATATA
The genomic region above belongs to Candidatus Omnitrophota bacterium and contains:
- the queC gene encoding 7-cyano-7-deazaguanine synthase QueC; this encodes MKKAIVLLSGGLDSATTLALALRKGYDCRCLIFDYGQRHKKEVRHAVKIAKAANCGYNVIKLPFSWRGSSLLNKKAPLPRRGIKEMGKDIPSTYVPSRNTVFLSVAASVAESSGAGAIFIGANAVDYSGYPDCRPEYFKAFEALLKKGIKSGKDGRHIKIITPLIGKTKAEIVKIGSRLNVPYHLTWSCYAGKKIPCMECDSCLLREKGFREAGIKDSLV
- the queD gene encoding 6-carboxytetrahydropterin synthase QueD, coding for MYTIEVFLNFSAAHRLRHYKGKCENIHGHNWKVGVSISSKTPNHIGIVADFRDVKKILKGVLEKLDHKDLNAIAYFKKVNPTSENLAKYIYDELKKKKLKPSSVSVWEADDSKAEYRE
- the murI gene encoding glutamate racemase, coding for MHDKPIGIFDSGIGGLTVLKEIRNILPREDIVYFGDTARVPYGTKSKETVIKFSLQDADFLSNFDVKMIVVACNTASSLSLDMLKRRYDIPLVGVIEPGARKAASLTRKMKIGVIGTKATVKSGIYEREVKKFNPAINVLSTDCPLFVPLVEEGWLHGKITEAIAKTYLAPVKKFGADVLVLGCTHYPLLKSVIQKALGRGVKLVDSAKETAKEVKAIIEENGMAKRSNENPEYAFYVSDEPALFKKIGEKFLKRPIERIEKAEIELKEKYVHDRSISQFQRST